The following proteins are co-located in the Silene latifolia isolate original U9 population chromosome 1, ASM4854445v1, whole genome shotgun sequence genome:
- the LOC141605733 gene encoding uncharacterized protein LOC141605733 isoform X2 translates to MKGKGGPDNSRCNFRGVRQRIWGKWVAEIREPNRGKKLWLGTFPTAIEAALAYDDAARSMYGSSARLNLPNYSNNCPPSPNGDSQESGITASYTITLTSCTTTSSDEHSEVCIGDEHEMDINGPSTKKECGEEQSKYDASKNSSSAVKEGSNLKADLKEGGIDINDFLQNFTPDEMFDMDELLGDIDAGPVSEGPSNLRQLEPNDLSEEGGIDINDYLQNFAPDEMFGVDELLGEMDAGSVSQGPSDLRRLGPNDLSEGGIDINDYLQNFTPDEMFGVDELLGEMDAGPVSEGPSDFRRLGPNDLPYQEYHQNTPVLDNLYLHEVDQYGPEFGLVFLKPGRQEDNSVYVDDNAFLDLVDLGL, encoded by the coding sequence ATGAAAGGTAAAGGCGGTCCTGATAACTCCAGATGTAATTTCCGTGGTGTTCGACAGAGGATTTGGGGTAAATGGGTTGCGGAGATTCGAGAGCCCAACAGGGGTAAAAAGTTATGGCTTGGTACTTTCCCTACTGCCATTGAAGCTGCTTTGGCGTATGACGACGCTGCTAGGTCTATGTATGGCTCGTCTGCCCGTTTGAACTTACCCAATTACTCTAATAATTGCCCTCCATCTCCAAATGGAGACTCTCAGGAGTCTGGTATTACTGCTTCCTACACGATTACTCTGACATCTTGTACCACGACCTCATCTGATGAGCATTCTGAAGTTTGTATTGGAGATGAGCATGAGATGGATATTAATGGGCCTTCCACGAAGAAAGAATGCGGTGAAGAACAATCTAAGTATGATGCTTCTAAGAACTCAAGTAGTGCTGTCAAGGAAGGATCAAACCTAAAGGCGGATCTCAAAGAAGGTGGAATTGACATTAATGATTTCTTGCAGAACTTCACACCTGATGAAATGTTTGATATGGACGAGTTACTTGGAGACATTGATGCAGGACCGGTTTCTGAGGGTCCGTCTAATTTAAGACAGTTGGAGCCTAATGATCTCAGTGAGGAAGGTGGAATTGACATTAATGATTACTTGCAAAACTTCGCACCTGATGAAATGTTCGGGGTGGACGAATTACTTGGAGAAATGGACGCAGGTTCGGTTTCTCAGGGTCCGTCTGATTTAAGACGGTTGGGGCCTAATGATCTCAGTGAAGGTGGAATTGACATTAATGATTACTTGCAGAACTTCACACCTGATGAAATGTTTGGCGTGGACGAATTACTTGGAGAAATGGACGCAGGACCGGTTTCTGAAGGTCCGTCTGATTTTAGACGGTTGGGGCCTAATGATTTACCATATCAGGAGTATCACCAGAATACACCGGTGCTTGATAATTTGTATCTGCATGAGGTAGATCAATATGGGCCTGAGTTTGGACTCGTTTTCCTGAAGCCAGGTAGACAAGAAGATAACTCTGTCTATGTTGATGATAATGCCTTTCTGGATCTGGTAGACTTGGGGCTGTAA
- the LOC141605733 gene encoding dehydration-responsive element-binding protein 2C-like isoform X1, translating into MNTIDFVKATSNPISSCSLQFDNTRKRKTKARPDGSVSVADTIAKWKEINSKLQDKAVRKAPAKGSKKGCMKGKGGPDNSRCNFRGVRQRIWGKWVAEIREPNRGKKLWLGTFPTAIEAALAYDDAARSMYGSSARLNLPNYSNNCPPSPNGDSQESGITASYTITLTSCTTTSSDEHSEVCIGDEHEMDINGPSTKKECGEEQSKYDASKNSSSAVKEGSNLKADLKEGGIDINDFLQNFTPDEMFDMDELLGDIDAGPVSEGPSNLRQLEPNDLSEEGGIDINDYLQNFAPDEMFGVDELLGEMDAGSVSQGPSDLRRLGPNDLSEGGIDINDYLQNFTPDEMFGVDELLGEMDAGPVSEGPSDFRRLGPNDLPYQEYHQNTPVLDNLYLHEVDQYGPEFGLVFLKPGRQEDNSVYVDDNAFLDLVDLGL; encoded by the coding sequence ATGAACACTATTGATTTCGTCAAAGCTACTTCTAACCCTATTTCTTCATGTTCTCTACAATTTGACAACACCAGGAAAAGGAAGACCAAAGCAAGGCCTGATGGGTCCGTTTCTGTGGCGGATACCATTGCTAAGTGGAAAGAGATCAACAGCAAACTCCAAGACAAGGCTGTTCGAAAGGCGCCTGCCAAGGGCTCGAAGAAAGGCTGTATGAAAGGTAAAGGCGGTCCTGATAACTCCAGATGTAATTTCCGTGGTGTTCGACAGAGGATTTGGGGTAAATGGGTTGCGGAGATTCGAGAGCCCAACAGGGGTAAAAAGTTATGGCTTGGTACTTTCCCTACTGCCATTGAAGCTGCTTTGGCGTATGACGACGCTGCTAGGTCTATGTATGGCTCGTCTGCCCGTTTGAACTTACCCAATTACTCTAATAATTGCCCTCCATCTCCAAATGGAGACTCTCAGGAGTCTGGTATTACTGCTTCCTACACGATTACTCTGACATCTTGTACCACGACCTCATCTGATGAGCATTCTGAAGTTTGTATTGGAGATGAGCATGAGATGGATATTAATGGGCCTTCCACGAAGAAAGAATGCGGTGAAGAACAATCTAAGTATGATGCTTCTAAGAACTCAAGTAGTGCTGTCAAGGAAGGATCAAACCTAAAGGCGGATCTCAAAGAAGGTGGAATTGACATTAATGATTTCTTGCAGAACTTCACACCTGATGAAATGTTTGATATGGACGAGTTACTTGGAGACATTGATGCAGGACCGGTTTCTGAGGGTCCGTCTAATTTAAGACAGTTGGAGCCTAATGATCTCAGTGAGGAAGGTGGAATTGACATTAATGATTACTTGCAAAACTTCGCACCTGATGAAATGTTCGGGGTGGACGAATTACTTGGAGAAATGGACGCAGGTTCGGTTTCTCAGGGTCCGTCTGATTTAAGACGGTTGGGGCCTAATGATCTCAGTGAAGGTGGAATTGACATTAATGATTACTTGCAGAACTTCACACCTGATGAAATGTTTGGCGTGGACGAATTACTTGGAGAAATGGACGCAGGACCGGTTTCTGAAGGTCCGTCTGATTTTAGACGGTTGGGGCCTAATGATTTACCATATCAGGAGTATCACCAGAATACACCGGTGCTTGATAATTTGTATCTGCATGAGGTAGATCAATATGGGCCTGAGTTTGGACTCGTTTTCCTGAAGCCAGGTAGACAAGAAGATAACTCTGTCTATGTTGATGATAATGCCTTTCTGGATCTGGTAGACTTGGGGCTGTAA